Proteins encoded in a region of the Corvus hawaiiensis isolate bCorHaw1 chromosome 18, bCorHaw1.pri.cur, whole genome shotgun sequence genome:
- the OGFOD2 gene encoding 2-oxoglutarate and iron-dependent oxygenase domain-containing protein 2: MSAGRPFRGCACFFTDNIFVGRFGLHVRYRDGPQLRRDHGRALRERGCRSEEQFREVLREIEAEVQRRKQLIHQSVERRAIISKCYKPKHPEVYTLQDSFLAPEFLEIVRFCTSPGADLQGLLCYLESFSDKRIYRLPVFTEEFCQAFVDELENFEQSDMPKGRPNTMNNYGVLLNELGMDEPFLTPLRERFLQPITALLYPELGGACLDSHKAFVVKYSLHEDLDLSSHYDNAEVTLNVSLGKEFTEGNLYFGDFNQDPSPVPQYTEVEHVAARGLLHRGGQIHGALPIASGERWNLIVWMRSSAIRNQLCPMCNRKPELVEAEGFGDGFTEALGEEVAQTVNLCALG, translated from the exons ATGTCCGCGGGCCGGCCGTTCCGGGGGTGCGCCTGCTTTTTCACCGACAACATCTTCGTGGGGCGGTTCGGGCTCCACGTGCGGTACCGGGACGGGCCGCAGCTCCGCCGGGACCACGGCCGG GCGCTGCGGGAGCGCGGCTGCCGGAGCGAGGAGCAGTTCCGGGAGGTGCTGCGGGAG ATTGAGGCAGAagtgcagagaagaaaacagttaATCCATCAGTCAGTGGAACGAAGAGCCATCATCTCCAAGTGCTACAAACCAAAGCACCCAGAGGTGTACACTCTGCAG GATTCCTTCCTGGCCCCAGAGTTTCTGGAAATTGTGAGGTTCTGCACATCTCCGGGTGCTGATCTCCAGGGCCTCCTGTGCTACCTCGAGTCCTTCTCAG ATAAGAGGATCTATCGACTCCCAGTGTTCACAGAGGAGTTCTGCCAAGCCTTTGTGGATGAGCTGGAGAACTTTGAGCAGTCGGATATGCCTAAAGGCAGGCCTAACACCATGAATAACTATGGG GTTCTGCTGAACGAGCTGGGGATGGACGAGCCTTTCCTGACGCCCCTGCGGGAGCGCTTCCTGCAGCCCATCACTGCCCTGCTGTACCCGGAGCTGGGCGGGGCCTGCCTGGACAGCCACAAAGCTTTCGTGGTCAAGTACTCCCTGCACGAGGACCTGGACCTGAGCTCTCACTATGACAATGCTGAAGTCACCTTGAACGTTTCCCTGGGAAAAGAGTTCACAGAAGGCAACTTGTACTTTGGGGATTTCAACCAG GATCCCAGCCCCGTGCCGCAGTACACAGAGGTGGAACACGTGGCAGCCCGGGGGCTGCTGCACCGAGGAGGGCAGATCCACGGCGCCCTTCCCATCGCCTCCGGGGAGCGCTGGAATCTCATCGTGTGGATGAGATCATCGGCCATCCGGAACCAGCTCTGCCCCATGTGCAACAGGAAACCCGAGCTGGTGGAAGCAGAGGGCTTTGGGGATGGGTTCACAGaagccctgggagaggaggtGGCCCAGACCGTGAATCTCTGTGCCTTGGGGTAG